One part of the Sphingobacterium sp. LZ7M1 genome encodes these proteins:
- a CDS encoding DUF2795 domain-containing protein — MYWTLELASHLEDAPWPATKDELIDYAIRSGAPVEVIENLQALEDDGEPYENIEEIWPDYPTKDDFFFNEDEY; from the coding sequence ATGTATTGGACACTTGAATTAGCTTCTCATTTAGAAGACGCTCCATGGCCAGCGACAAAAGACGAATTAATTGATTATGCGATTCGCTCTGGAGCACCAGTTGAAGTAATTGAGAATCTTCAGGCGTTGGAAGATGATGGTGAACCTTATGAAAACATTGAGGAAATCTGGCCAGATTATCCAACAAAAGATGATTTCTTTTTCAACGAAGACGAATATTAA
- a CDS encoding dipeptidase, with product MQKIKDYVEANKDRFLEELFELLRFPSVSADPQFKEGVINTAQFVAQKLKDAGADNVEICPTAGYPIVYGEKIIDPSLPTVLVYGHYDVQPADPIELWETPPFEPTVRDGKIYARGAADDKGQFYMHVKAFEYMMKENELACNVKFMIEGEEEVGSANLGIFVNANKERLKADVIVISDTSMISLENPSLETGLRGLSYVEVEVTGPNRDLHSGVYGGAVANPATILSKMIASLHDENNHIAIPGFYDDVLELTDAERKALNEAPFDVQEYENDLGVQELWGEKGFTTIERTGIRPTLEVNGIWGGYIGEGAKTVLPSKAFAKISMRLVPNQNSERITKLFKEHFEKIAPKSVKVEVKPHHGGEPVVTPTDSIAYKAAEKALEETFNKKPIPTRGGGSIPIVALFEKELGIKTVLLGFGLDSDNLHSPNEKYGIENYLKGIETIPLFHKYYAELSK from the coding sequence ATGCAAAAAATCAAAGACTATGTAGAAGCAAACAAAGATCGCTTCTTAGAAGAATTATTTGAATTATTGCGCTTTCCATCAGTTAGTGCTGACCCACAGTTCAAGGAAGGTGTAATCAATACCGCACAATTTGTAGCTCAAAAACTTAAGGATGCTGGTGCAGACAACGTTGAGATTTGTCCAACTGCAGGCTATCCAATCGTATATGGGGAGAAGATCATCGACCCAAGTTTACCGACAGTTTTGGTTTATGGACATTATGATGTGCAACCGGCAGACCCAATTGAACTTTGGGAAACTCCTCCATTTGAGCCAACTGTTCGAGACGGTAAAATCTACGCTCGTGGTGCTGCTGACGACAAAGGGCAGTTCTATATGCACGTTAAAGCTTTTGAATATATGATGAAAGAAAATGAATTGGCATGTAATGTTAAATTCATGATCGAAGGAGAGGAAGAAGTAGGTTCTGCAAATCTGGGCATCTTTGTCAATGCAAACAAAGAACGCCTTAAAGCTGATGTAATCGTTATTTCGGACACGTCCATGATCAGTCTTGAAAATCCTTCATTGGAAACAGGATTGCGTGGTCTTTCATACGTTGAAGTTGAAGTTACTGGTCCTAACCGCGACCTTCACTCTGGTGTGTATGGTGGTGCTGTAGCTAACCCTGCGACCATTCTTTCAAAGATGATCGCTTCGTTGCATGATGAAAACAACCACATCGCGATTCCAGGTTTCTATGATGATGTATTGGAGTTGACTGATGCAGAAAGAAAAGCTTTGAACGAAGCGCCTTTTGATGTTCAGGAATACGAAAATGATTTAGGTGTTCAAGAATTATGGGGTGAGAAAGGGTTTACTACTATCGAACGTACTGGTATCCGTCCGACTTTGGAAGTAAACGGTATCTGGGGTGGTTACATTGGTGAAGGAGCAAAGACCGTATTGCCTTCAAAAGCTTTCGCAAAGATCTCTATGCGTTTGGTCCCTAATCAAAACTCAGAGCGTATCACTAAATTGTTCAAAGAACATTTTGAAAAGATCGCTCCTAAATCTGTAAAAGTAGAGGTTAAACCCCACCATGGTGGTGAACCAGTAGTTACTCCTACTGATAGCATCGCATATAAAGCTGCTGAAAAAGCATTGGAAGAAACATTTAATAAAAAACCTATCCCGACAAGAGGTGGTGGATCTATCCCAATCGTTGCCCTATTTGAAAAAGAATTGGGCATCAAAACAGTGCTTTTAGGCTTTGGATTGGATTCAGATAACCTGCACTCTCCAAATGAAAAGTACGGTATTGAAAACTATTTAAAAGGAATTGAAACTATTCCATTGTTCCATAAATATTATGCTGAACTAAGTAAATAA
- the trpD gene encoding anthranilate phosphoribosyltransferase produces the protein MKEILAHLFEYKSFSRKEAYDILTNIATGKYDTHQIAAFMTIYGMRSIRVEELGGFRDAMYDLCNKVDFNGFDLIDMCGTGGDGKNTFNISTLASFVVAGAGYHVAKHGNVGVSSSCGSSNVMEYLGYIFTADKDVLKKQLETANICFLHAPLFHPAMKTVAPIRKALAVKTFFNMLGPLTNPANPKFQSVGVFSLELARLYAYLYQNTDKQYSIMHAMDGYDEISLTGDFKVINNQGENYYTVEELGFTAVAPQDLAGGESIEDAAKIFKQIIEGEGNDIQNNVVLTNAAFGIKTFHPEKSFADCYYEAEESLLGHKALKSFKTLING, from the coding sequence ATGAAAGAAATTTTAGCGCATCTATTTGAATACAAGTCCTTCAGCAGAAAAGAGGCTTACGATATCCTGACGAACATTGCAACTGGAAAATACGATACCCATCAGATTGCTGCCTTTATGACCATCTATGGAATGCGCAGTATCCGAGTGGAGGAGCTAGGCGGTTTCCGAGACGCGATGTATGACCTTTGCAATAAAGTAGACTTCAATGGTTTTGACCTGATTGATATGTGCGGAACCGGGGGTGATGGAAAAAACACCTTCAATATTTCCACACTTGCCTCATTTGTGGTGGCAGGCGCTGGTTACCATGTTGCCAAACATGGCAATGTAGGCGTATCATCCAGTTGCGGATCCTCCAACGTTATGGAGTACTTGGGCTATATATTTACTGCTGACAAAGATGTTCTAAAGAAACAATTAGAAACAGCCAACATCTGTTTCCTACATGCCCCATTGTTTCACCCAGCGATGAAAACCGTAGCGCCAATCCGCAAAGCTTTAGCGGTGAAGACCTTTTTCAATATGTTGGGACCATTGACCAATCCTGCAAACCCGAAATTCCAATCGGTTGGAGTATTTAGTTTGGAATTAGCTAGGCTCTATGCATACCTCTATCAAAACACCGACAAACAATACAGCATCATGCATGCCATGGATGGTTATGATGAAATTTCCTTGACGGGCGACTTCAAGGTTATCAATAATCAAGGGGAGAACTATTATACGGTGGAAGAGCTTGGCTTTACGGCAGTAGCTCCACAAGATCTTGCAGGTGGTGAATCCATCGAAGATGCGGCAAAGATATTCAAACAGATTATCGAGGGTGAAGGAAATGACATCCAGAACAATGTCGTCTTGACCAATGCAGCTTTTGGAATAAAAACCTTCCATCCAGAAAAAAGCTTTGCAGACTGTTATTACGAGGCAGAAGAGTCCCTATTGGGTCACAAGGCCTTGAAAAGCTTTAAAACTTTGATAAATGGCTAG
- a CDS encoding 1-acyl-sn-glycerol-3-phosphate acyltransferase has translation MLIFLKKIHRLLYFISVLFFFSICFPFLYFLSKNPNKNYSSIVWFRKWISILSVHLVGIRFKIEYEEAIDWSKPYIICPNHTSILDITALTYLCPQEFSFIGKVELLKNPVTRIFFKSIDIPVNRQSKISAFKAFKRATELLHEGKSVVIFPEGKIDEEFPPVLHKFKAGAFKMAIENNIPILPVVIHNAWEILWDDGGRFGSKPGVIKISVLKPITYDNSSSQKYDSIEIEVYEKMKKVWNQGS, from the coding sequence ATGTTAATATTTTTAAAGAAAATACATAGGTTATTATATTTCATATCCGTCCTTTTTTTCTTTTCAATATGTTTTCCTTTTTTATATTTCCTTTCTAAGAACCCCAATAAAAATTACTCCTCCATTGTTTGGTTTAGGAAATGGATTTCCATCTTAAGTGTCCATTTAGTAGGCATCAGGTTCAAAATAGAATATGAGGAAGCAATCGACTGGAGCAAACCCTACATCATCTGCCCTAACCATACCTCTATATTAGATATTACAGCACTCACCTACCTTTGTCCGCAGGAATTTTCTTTTATTGGAAAGGTTGAATTGTTAAAGAATCCCGTCACACGTATTTTCTTTAAATCGATCGACATCCCTGTCAACCGTCAGAGCAAGATTTCAGCTTTCAAGGCGTTCAAAAGAGCCACTGAACTGCTACATGAGGGTAAATCGGTTGTTATCTTTCCAGAAGGGAAGATTGATGAAGAGTTCCCCCCGGTATTGCATAAATTTAAGGCTGGCGCCTTTAAAATGGCCATTGAGAACAACATTCCAATACTCCCTGTTGTCATCCATAATGCATGGGAGATCTTATGGGATGATGGCGGAAGATTTGGTTCAAAACCAGGCGTCATAAAAATATCGGTACTCAAACCGATTACATATGACAACAGTTCAAGTCAAAAATATGACTCTATTGAAATAGAAGTCTATGAAAAAATGAAAAAAGTATGGAATCAAGGGAGTTGA